The following are encoded together in the Pan troglodytes isolate AG18354 chromosome 6, NHGRI_mPanTro3-v2.0_pri, whole genome shotgun sequence genome:
- the IQCE gene encoding IQ domain-containing protein E isoform X19 — MPLGGRASLTPQKLWLGTAKPGHVPGTPVYREKEDMYDEIIELKKSLHVQKSDVDLMRTKLRRLEEENSRKDRQIEQLLDPSRGTDFVRTLAEKRPDASWVINGLKQRILKLEQQCKEKDGTISKLQTDMKTTNLEEMRIAMETYYEEVHRLQTLLASSETTGKKPLGEKKTGAKRQKKMGSALLSLSRSVQELTEENQSLKEDLDRVLSTSPTISKTQGYVEWSKPRLLRRIVELEKKLSVMESSKSHAAEPVRSHPPACPASSSALHRQPRGDCNKDHERLRGAVRDLKEERTALQEQLLQRGLEVKQLLQAKADLEKELERAREGEEERREREEVLREEIQTLTSKLQELEEMKKEEKEDCPEVPHKAQELPAPTPSSRHCEQDWPPDSSEEGLPRPRSPCSDGRRDAAARVLQAQWKVYKHKKKKAVLDEAAVVLQAAFRGHLTRTKLLASKAHGSEPPSVPGLPDQSSPVPRVPSPIAQAAGSPVQEEAIVIIQSALRAHLARARHSATSKRTTTAASTRRRSASATHGDASSPPFLAALPDPSPSGPQAVAPPPGDDVNSDDSDDIVIAPSLPTKNFPV; from the exons ATGCCTCTGGGCGGCCGAGCGTCCCTGACCCCGCAGAAGCTGTGGCTGGGAACCGCAAAGCCAG GTCATGTCCCTGGGACTCCTGtctacagagaaaaagaagatatgTATGACGAGATTATTGAGTTAAAGAAG TCATTGCACGTGCAGAAGAGCGACGTGGACCTGATGAGAACGAAGCTCCGGCGCCTGGAGGAGGAAAACAGCAGGAAGGACCGGCAGATAGAGCAGCTCCTGGATCCCAGCCGC GGCACGGATTTTGTTCGGACTCTGGCAGAGAAAAGGCCCGATGCCAGTTGG GTCATTAACGGGCTGAAGCAGAGGATCCTGAAGCTGGAACAGCAGTGCAAGGAGAAGGACGGCACCATCAG CAAACTTCAGACCGATATGAAGACTACCAACCTGGAAGAGATGCGGATCGCCATGGAGACATACTACGAGGAG GTGCATCGTCTCCAGACCCTCTTGGCAAGTTCTGAAACCACCGGAAAGAA GCCCCTGGGGGAGAAGAAGACAGGCGCCAAAAGGCAGAAGAAGATGGGCAGTGCCCTCCTGAGCTTGTCCCGGAGTGTCCAGGAGCTCACGGAAGAGAACCAGAGCCTGAAGGAGGACCTGGACCGCGTGCTGAGCACCTCCCCAACCATCTCCAAGACACAGG GTTATGTGGAGTGGAGCAAGCCCCGGCTGCTGAGGCGCATTGTGGAGCTGGAGAAG AAACTAAGTGTGATGGAGAGCTCAAAATCACACGCCGCAGAGCCAGTCAGATCACACCCGCCAGCCTGCCCTGCATCCAGCTCTGCGCTGCACAGACAGCCACGAGGGGACTGCAACAAGGACCACGAGCGTCTCCGAGGGGCTGTGAGAGACCTGAAGGAAGAGCGGACCGCGCTGCAGGAGCAGCTGCTGCAGAGAGG TTTGGAGGTGAAGCAGCTCCTGCAGGCGAAGGCCGACCTGGAGAAGGAGCTGGAGCGTGCGAGGGAGGgcgaggaggagaggagagagcgAGAGGAGGTTTTGAG AGAGGAGATTCAGACGCTTACCAGCAAGCTCCAAGAAttggaagaaatgaagaaagaagagaaagaggattgCCCGGAAGTTCCTCATAAG GCCCAAGAGCTCCCAGCTCCCACTCCCAGCAGCAGGCACTGCGAGCAAGACTGGCCACCGGATTCCAGCGAGGAGGGGCTCCCGCGGCCCCGCTCCCCCTGCTCTGATGGGAGAAGAGACGCCGCGGCCAGAGTCCTGCAGGCCCAGTGGAAGGTGTACAAGCACAAG aaaaaaaaggcTGTTCTGGATGAG GCGGCTGTGGTGCTTCAGGCAGCTTTCAGGGGACATCTCACGCGGACAAAGCTCTTAGCAAGCAAAGCACATGGCTCAGAGCCACCCAGCGTGCCAGGCCTCCCAGACCAG AGCTCTCCTGTGCCCCGCGTTCCGAGCCCCATCGCCCAGGCCGCGGGCAGCCCTGTGCAGGAGGAGGCCATCGTCATCATCCAGTCCGCTCTGCGGGCACACCTGGCCCGGGCCAGGCACAG tgCTACCAGTAAAAGAACCACCACCGCAGCTTCTACCAGGAGGAGATCGGCTTCAGCCACACACGGGGAcgcctcctccccacccttcctCGCAGCTCTTCCTG ACCCCTCTCCCTCAGGGCCACAGGCCGTGGCACCTCCACCTGGGGATGACGTCAACTCCGATGATTCCGACGATATTGTCATTGCACCGTCTCTGCCCACGAAGAACTTTCCAGTTTAG
- the IQCE gene encoding IQ domain-containing protein E isoform X18: MRTKLRRLEEENSRKDRQIEQLLDPSRGTDFVRTLAEKRPDASWVINGLKQRILKLEQQCKEKDGTISKLQTDMKTTNLEEMRIAMETYYEEVHRLQTLLASSETTGKKPLGEKKTGAKRQKKMGSALLSLSRSVQELTEENQSLKEDLDRVLSTSPTISKTQGYVEWSKPRLLRRIVELEKKLSVMESSKSHAAEPVRSHPPACPASSSALHRQPRGDCNKDHERLRGAVRDLKEERTALQEQLLQRGLEVKQLLQAKADLEKELERAREGEEERREREEVLREEIQTLTSKLQELEEMKKEEKEDCPEVPHKAQELPAPTPSSRHCEQDWPPDSSEEGLPRPRSPCSDGRRDAAARVLQAQWKVYKHKGKILCAVVQMWAVHSDVPVIRPWWSFRAIKCTLINLASTSGEDFAHIHKNTCSEGPSLLTVTLCVSCSLRNFPRHPRKKKAVLDEAAVVLQAAFRGHLTRTKLLASKAHGSEPPSVPGLPDQSSPVPRVPSPIAQAAGSPVQEEAIVIIQSALRAHLARARHSATSKRTTTAASTRRRSASATHGDASSPPFLAALPDPSPSGPQAVAPPPGDDVNSDDSDDIVIAPSLPTKNFPV, translated from the exons ATGAGAACGAAGCTCCGGCGCCTGGAGGAGGAAAACAGCAGGAAGGACCGGCAGATAGAGCAGCTCCTGGATCCCAGCCGC GGCACGGATTTTGTTCGGACTCTGGCAGAGAAAAGGCCCGATGCCAGTTGG GTCATTAACGGGCTGAAGCAGAGGATCCTGAAGCTGGAACAGCAGTGCAAGGAGAAGGACGGCACCATCAG CAAACTTCAGACCGATATGAAGACTACCAACCTGGAAGAGATGCGGATCGCCATGGAGACATACTACGAGGAG GTGCATCGTCTCCAGACCCTCTTGGCAAGTTCTGAAACCACCGGAAAGAA GCCCCTGGGGGAGAAGAAGACAGGCGCCAAAAGGCAGAAGAAGATGGGCAGTGCCCTCCTGAGCTTGTCCCGGAGTGTCCAGGAGCTCACGGAAGAGAACCAGAGCCTGAAGGAGGACCTGGACCGCGTGCTGAGCACCTCCCCAACCATCTCCAAGACACAGG GTTATGTGGAGTGGAGCAAGCCCCGGCTGCTGAGGCGCATTGTGGAGCTGGAGAAG AAACTAAGTGTGATGGAGAGCTCAAAATCACACGCCGCAGAGCCAGTCAGATCACACCCGCCAGCCTGCCCTGCATCCAGCTCTGCGCTGCACAGACAGCCACGAGGGGACTGCAACAAGGACCACGAGCGTCTCCGAGGGGCTGTGAGAGACCTGAAGGAAGAGCGGACCGCGCTGCAGGAGCAGCTGCTGCAGAGAGG TTTGGAGGTGAAGCAGCTCCTGCAGGCGAAGGCCGACCTGGAGAAGGAGCTGGAGCGTGCGAGGGAGGgcgaggaggagaggagagagcgAGAGGAGGTTTTGAG AGAGGAGATTCAGACGCTTACCAGCAAGCTCCAAGAAttggaagaaatgaagaaagaagagaaagaggattgCCCGGAAGTTCCTCATAAG GCCCAAGAGCTCCCAGCTCCCACTCCCAGCAGCAGGCACTGCGAGCAAGACTGGCCACCGGATTCCAGCGAGGAGGGGCTCCCGCGGCCCCGCTCCCCCTGCTCTGATGGGAGAAGAGACGCCGCGGCCAGAGTCCTGCAGGCCCAGTGGAAGGTGTACAAGCACAAG GGAAAGATCCTGTGTGCAGTAGTACAAATGTGGGCCGTGCACTCTGATGTACCTGTCATCCGGCCGTGGTGGTCATTCCGTGCCATTAAGTGCACATTGATTAACTTGGCATCAACATCCGGGGAGGACTTCGCTCACATCCATAAGAACACGTGCTCCGAGGGACCCTCTCTACTGACTGTGACGCTGTGTGTCAGCTGCAGCCTGAGAAACTTCCCAAGACACCCAAGG aaaaaaaaggcTGTTCTGGATGAG GCGGCTGTGGTGCTTCAGGCAGCTTTCAGGGGACATCTCACGCGGACAAAGCTCTTAGCAAGCAAAGCACATGGCTCAGAGCCACCCAGCGTGCCAGGCCTCCCAGACCAG AGCTCTCCTGTGCCCCGCGTTCCGAGCCCCATCGCCCAGGCCGCGGGCAGCCCTGTGCAGGAGGAGGCCATCGTCATCATCCAGTCCGCTCTGCGGGCACACCTGGCCCGGGCCAGGCACAG tgCTACCAGTAAAAGAACCACCACCGCAGCTTCTACCAGGAGGAGATCGGCTTCAGCCACACACGGGGAcgcctcctccccacccttcctCGCAGCTCTTCCTG ACCCCTCTCCCTCAGGGCCACAGGCCGTGGCACCTCCACCTGGGGATGACGTCAACTCCGATGATTCCGACGATATTGTCATTGCACCGTCTCTGCCCACGAAGAACTTTCCAGTTTAG
- the IQCE gene encoding IQ domain-containing protein E isoform X17, protein MYDEIIELKKSLHVQKSDVDLMRTKLRRLEEENSRKDRQIEQLLDPSRGTDFVRTLAEKRPDASWVINGLKQRILKLEQQCKEKDGTISKLQTDMKTTNLEEMRIAMETYYEEVHRLQTLLASSETTGKKPLGEKKTGAKRQKKMGSALLSLSRSVQELTEENQSLKEDLDRVLSTSPTISKTQGYVEWSKPRLLRRIVELEKKLSVMESSKSHAAEPVRSHPPACPASSSALHRQPRGDCNKDHERLRGAVRDLKEERTALQEQLLQRGLEVKQLLQAKADLEKELERAREGEEERREREEVLREEIQTLTSKLQELEEMKKEEKEDCPEVPHKAQELPAPTPSSRHCEQDWPPDSSEEGLPRPRSPCSDGRRDAAARVLQAQWKVYKHKGKILCAVVQMWAVHSDVPVIRPWWSFRAIKCTLINLASTSGEDFAHIHKNTCSEGPSLLTVTLCVSCSLRNFPRHPRKKKAVLDEAAVVLQAAFRGHLTRTKLLASKAHGSEPPSVPGLPDQSSPVPRVPSPIAQAAGSPVQEEAIVIIQSALRAHLARARHSATSKRTTTAASTRRRSASATHGDASSPPFLAALPDPSPSGPQAVAPPPGDDVNSDDSDDIVIAPSLPTKNFPV, encoded by the exons atgTATGACGAGATTATTGAGTTAAAGAAG TCATTGCACGTGCAGAAGAGCGACGTGGACCTGATGAGAACGAAGCTCCGGCGCCTGGAGGAGGAAAACAGCAGGAAGGACCGGCAGATAGAGCAGCTCCTGGATCCCAGCCGC GGCACGGATTTTGTTCGGACTCTGGCAGAGAAAAGGCCCGATGCCAGTTGG GTCATTAACGGGCTGAAGCAGAGGATCCTGAAGCTGGAACAGCAGTGCAAGGAGAAGGACGGCACCATCAG CAAACTTCAGACCGATATGAAGACTACCAACCTGGAAGAGATGCGGATCGCCATGGAGACATACTACGAGGAG GTGCATCGTCTCCAGACCCTCTTGGCAAGTTCTGAAACCACCGGAAAGAA GCCCCTGGGGGAGAAGAAGACAGGCGCCAAAAGGCAGAAGAAGATGGGCAGTGCCCTCCTGAGCTTGTCCCGGAGTGTCCAGGAGCTCACGGAAGAGAACCAGAGCCTGAAGGAGGACCTGGACCGCGTGCTGAGCACCTCCCCAACCATCTCCAAGACACAGG GTTATGTGGAGTGGAGCAAGCCCCGGCTGCTGAGGCGCATTGTGGAGCTGGAGAAG AAACTAAGTGTGATGGAGAGCTCAAAATCACACGCCGCAGAGCCAGTCAGATCACACCCGCCAGCCTGCCCTGCATCCAGCTCTGCGCTGCACAGACAGCCACGAGGGGACTGCAACAAGGACCACGAGCGTCTCCGAGGGGCTGTGAGAGACCTGAAGGAAGAGCGGACCGCGCTGCAGGAGCAGCTGCTGCAGAGAGG TTTGGAGGTGAAGCAGCTCCTGCAGGCGAAGGCCGACCTGGAGAAGGAGCTGGAGCGTGCGAGGGAGGgcgaggaggagaggagagagcgAGAGGAGGTTTTGAG AGAGGAGATTCAGACGCTTACCAGCAAGCTCCAAGAAttggaagaaatgaagaaagaagagaaagaggattgCCCGGAAGTTCCTCATAAG GCCCAAGAGCTCCCAGCTCCCACTCCCAGCAGCAGGCACTGCGAGCAAGACTGGCCACCGGATTCCAGCGAGGAGGGGCTCCCGCGGCCCCGCTCCCCCTGCTCTGATGGGAGAAGAGACGCCGCGGCCAGAGTCCTGCAGGCCCAGTGGAAGGTGTACAAGCACAAG GGAAAGATCCTGTGTGCAGTAGTACAAATGTGGGCCGTGCACTCTGATGTACCTGTCATCCGGCCGTGGTGGTCATTCCGTGCCATTAAGTGCACATTGATTAACTTGGCATCAACATCCGGGGAGGACTTCGCTCACATCCATAAGAACACGTGCTCCGAGGGACCCTCTCTACTGACTGTGACGCTGTGTGTCAGCTGCAGCCTGAGAAACTTCCCAAGACACCCAAGG aaaaaaaaggcTGTTCTGGATGAG GCGGCTGTGGTGCTTCAGGCAGCTTTCAGGGGACATCTCACGCGGACAAAGCTCTTAGCAAGCAAAGCACATGGCTCAGAGCCACCCAGCGTGCCAGGCCTCCCAGACCAG AGCTCTCCTGTGCCCCGCGTTCCGAGCCCCATCGCCCAGGCCGCGGGCAGCCCTGTGCAGGAGGAGGCCATCGTCATCATCCAGTCCGCTCTGCGGGCACACCTGGCCCGGGCCAGGCACAG tgCTACCAGTAAAAGAACCACCACCGCAGCTTCTACCAGGAGGAGATCGGCTTCAGCCACACACGGGGAcgcctcctccccacccttcctCGCAGCTCTTCCTG ACCCCTCTCCCTCAGGGCCACAGGCCGTGGCACCTCCACCTGGGGATGACGTCAACTCCGATGATTCCGACGATATTGTCATTGCACCGTCTCTGCCCACGAAGAACTTTCCAGTTTAG
- the IQCE gene encoding IQ domain-containing protein E isoform X15: protein MPLGGRASLTPQKLWLGTAKPGSLTQALNSPLTWEHAWTGVPGGTPDCLTDTFRVKRPHLRRSASNGHVPGTPVYREKEDMYDEIIELKKSLHVQKSDVDLMRTKLRRLEEENSRKDRQIEQLLDPSRGTDFVRTLAEKRPDASWVINGLKQRILKLEQQCKEKDGTISKLQTDMKTTNLEEMRIAMETYYEEVHRLQTLLASSETTGKKPLGEKKTGAKRQKKMGSALLSLSRSVQELTEENQSLKEDLDRVLSTSPTISKTQGYVEWSKPRLLRRIVELEKKLSVMESSKSHAAEPVRSHPPACPASSSALHRQPRGDCNKDHERLRGAVRDLKEERTALQEQLLQRGLEVKQLLQAKADLEKELERAREGEEERREREEVLREEIQTLTSKLQELEEMKKEEKEDCPEVPHKAQELPAPTPSSRHCEQDWPPDSSEEGLPRPRSPCSDGRRDAAARVLQAQWKVYKHKKKKAVLDEAAVVLQAAFRGHLTRTKLLASKAHGSEPPSVPGLPDQSSPVPRVPSPIAQAAGSPVQEEAIVIIQSALRAHLARARHSATSKRTTTAASTRRRSASATHGDASSPPFLAALPGNFIHLDSGTRAAGLLRSQPKSGHLQEARAVSGRKGGVSHLELPLN from the exons ATGCCTCTGGGCGGCCGAGCGTCCCTGACCCCGCAGAAGCTGTGGCTGGGAACCGCAAAGCCAG GAAGTCTGACCCAGGCCCTGAACTCACCCCTCACCTGGGAGCATGCGTGGACCGGCGTCCCCGGCGGCACTCCCGACTGTCTGACAGACACCTTCAGAGTGAAGAGGCCACATCTCAGGCGCTCTGCCAGCAACG GTCATGTCCCTGGGACTCCTGtctacagagaaaaagaagatatgTATGACGAGATTATTGAGTTAAAGAAG TCATTGCACGTGCAGAAGAGCGACGTGGACCTGATGAGAACGAAGCTCCGGCGCCTGGAGGAGGAAAACAGCAGGAAGGACCGGCAGATAGAGCAGCTCCTGGATCCCAGCCGC GGCACGGATTTTGTTCGGACTCTGGCAGAGAAAAGGCCCGATGCCAGTTGG GTCATTAACGGGCTGAAGCAGAGGATCCTGAAGCTGGAACAGCAGTGCAAGGAGAAGGACGGCACCATCAG CAAACTTCAGACCGATATGAAGACTACCAACCTGGAAGAGATGCGGATCGCCATGGAGACATACTACGAGGAG GTGCATCGTCTCCAGACCCTCTTGGCAAGTTCTGAAACCACCGGAAAGAA GCCCCTGGGGGAGAAGAAGACAGGCGCCAAAAGGCAGAAGAAGATGGGCAGTGCCCTCCTGAGCTTGTCCCGGAGTGTCCAGGAGCTCACGGAAGAGAACCAGAGCCTGAAGGAGGACCTGGACCGCGTGCTGAGCACCTCCCCAACCATCTCCAAGACACAGG GTTATGTGGAGTGGAGCAAGCCCCGGCTGCTGAGGCGCATTGTGGAGCTGGAGAAG AAACTAAGTGTGATGGAGAGCTCAAAATCACACGCCGCAGAGCCAGTCAGATCACACCCGCCAGCCTGCCCTGCATCCAGCTCTGCGCTGCACAGACAGCCACGAGGGGACTGCAACAAGGACCACGAGCGTCTCCGAGGGGCTGTGAGAGACCTGAAGGAAGAGCGGACCGCGCTGCAGGAGCAGCTGCTGCAGAGAGG TTTGGAGGTGAAGCAGCTCCTGCAGGCGAAGGCCGACCTGGAGAAGGAGCTGGAGCGTGCGAGGGAGGgcgaggaggagaggagagagcgAGAGGAGGTTTTGAG AGAGGAGATTCAGACGCTTACCAGCAAGCTCCAAGAAttggaagaaatgaagaaagaagagaaagaggattgCCCGGAAGTTCCTCATAAG GCCCAAGAGCTCCCAGCTCCCACTCCCAGCAGCAGGCACTGCGAGCAAGACTGGCCACCGGATTCCAGCGAGGAGGGGCTCCCGCGGCCCCGCTCCCCCTGCTCTGATGGGAGAAGAGACGCCGCGGCCAGAGTCCTGCAGGCCCAGTGGAAGGTGTACAAGCACAAG aaaaaaaaggcTGTTCTGGATGAG GCGGCTGTGGTGCTTCAGGCAGCTTTCAGGGGACATCTCACGCGGACAAAGCTCTTAGCAAGCAAAGCACATGGCTCAGAGCCACCCAGCGTGCCAGGCCTCCCAGACCAG AGCTCTCCTGTGCCCCGCGTTCCGAGCCCCATCGCCCAGGCCGCGGGCAGCCCTGTGCAGGAGGAGGCCATCGTCATCATCCAGTCCGCTCTGCGGGCACACCTGGCCCGGGCCAGGCACAG tgCTACCAGTAAAAGAACCACCACCGCAGCTTCTACCAGGAGGAGATCGGCTTCAGCCACACACGGGGAcgcctcctccccacccttcctCGCAGCTCTTCCTGgtaatttcattcatttggatTCTGGCACCAGGGCAGCTGGTCTGCTGAGGTCTCAGCCAAAGAGTGGCCACCTCCAGGAAGCCCGGGCTGTGTCGGGACGGAAGGGAGGAGTGTCCCATCTGGAGCTGCCTCTGAACTAA